The following coding sequences lie in one Crassostrea angulata isolate pt1a10 chromosome 10, ASM2561291v2, whole genome shotgun sequence genomic window:
- the LOC128167826 gene encoding calcium and integrin-binding protein 1-like, whose product MGGSQSVFSEQELSDYQELTYFTKKEILHVFKRFQTLDPDSVERDKNAKLNRETILKLPELQVNPFNDRITTVFSSAGDGCMTFEDFLDMMSVFSDNAPKNVKVEYAFRIYDFDEDDVISGKDLREVINRLTGEQALNDEEMEQLIQNILEEADLDDDDSLSFAEFEHVISKAPDFINSFRIRL is encoded by the exons ATGGGAGGATCACAGAGTGTGTTCTCAGAGCAGGAATTGAGTGATTATCAG GAACTGACATACTTCACAAAGAAAGAAATACTACA TGTATTCAAAAGATTCCAAACTTTGGATCCAGATTCTGTTGAGAGAGATAAGAATGCCAAGCTTAACAGAGAGACCATTCTCAAACTCCCAGAATTACAG gtgaaTCCATTCAATGATAGGATCACAACAGTCTTCTCATCGGCTGGTGATGGTTGCATGACATTTGAAGATTTCTTAGACATGATGTCTGTATTCAGTGACAATGCCCCCAAAAACGTCAAAGTGGAGTATGCTTTCAGAATTTATG ATTTTGATGAGGATGATGTCATCAGTGGCAAAGATCTAAGGGAGGTAATAAACAGACTCACAGGCGAACAAGCCCTTAATGATGAGGAGATGGAGCAACTCATCCAAAAT ATTCTGGAAGAGGCTGATCTGGATGATGATGATTCCCTCTCCTTTGCAGAATTTGAACATGTTATTTCAAAAGCTCCTGATTTCATCAA TTCCTTCAGAATTCGGCTGTAG
- the LOC128167094 gene encoding protein FAM166C A-like, translating into MSRSSGTLITTNNATFIPPRFMPGYRGHCPTTKYDYGETYGNATQKYFQDYRSEVLSSSADPYCKGGEFPTYYTHKPETVISNRTRNRDRWLHTPKYSLTNIDFDRKEELKSFDKLAQKHREFYVDKSGTLKKVNHFMIPTKAEDQIKRNVPFMILSTRHTDDINLPYLDHVARRPPLIRHFTTLSSQRDREMRDVYFEKR; encoded by the exons ATGTCGCGGTCGTCTGGAACCTTAATTACAACAAACAATGCCACCTTTATACCCCCAAGATTTATGCCCGG gTACAGAGGACATTGTCCCACAACTAAATATGATTATGGTGAGACATATGGAAATGCTACACAGAAGTACTTCCAGGACTATCGCTCAGAAGTCCTCTCTTCCTCAGCTGATCCATACTGTAAGGGAGGGGAATTCCCCACCTACTACACCCACAAACCAGAAACTGTGATTAGCAACAGGACAAGGAACAGGGACAGATGGCTGCATACACCAAAGTATTCTCTAACAAACATCGACTTTGATAGGAAAGAAGAACTGAAGTCTTTTGATAAG cTTGCCCAGAAGCATAGAGAATTTTATGTAGATAAATCTGGAACCTTAAAGAAAGTTAATCATTTCATGATCCCAACAAAAGCTGAGGATCAAATTAAGCGCAATGTGCCATT CATGATCCTGTCCACCCGTCACACGGATGACATCAACCTACCCTACCTGGACCACGTGGCGCGCCGCCCCCCACTTATACGTCACTTCACCACGCTCTCCTCACAGCGAGACCGGGAGATGCGTGACGTCTATTTTGAGAAGCGGTGA